In a single window of the Natronosalvus caseinilyticus genome:
- a CDS encoding VOC family protein, producing MADNFEITADRPDSPIQTTGTDHITLIGSNAEDTIAYYRDVLGMPLVLKQPNLDDPTSTHLFFDTGDGRIITFFVSDDRQSNPAPLRHQIGSVHHLAFSIDPERFVDTREALEEAGYGYNEFDRGIFHSLYTRDNNGLTIELATDKFSIPDDRRAEVLATTQRIREEDGSDFAEERHMEAALEELGIDVEKQELPDAPTGAGVDN from the coding sequence ATGGCTGACAACTTCGAAATCACCGCCGACCGACCCGACAGTCCCATTCAAACCACCGGCACCGACCACATCACGCTGATCGGCTCGAACGCCGAGGACACCATCGCCTACTACCGGGACGTGCTGGGGATGCCCCTCGTCCTGAAACAGCCGAACCTGGACGACCCGACTTCGACGCATCTCTTCTTCGACACCGGGGATGGCCGGATCATCACGTTCTTCGTGAGCGACGACCGCCAATCGAACCCGGCGCCGCTTCGCCACCAGATCGGTTCGGTCCACCACCTCGCGTTCAGCATCGATCCCGAGCGCTTCGTCGACACCCGGGAAGCCCTCGAGGAGGCCGGCTACGGCTACAACGAGTTCGATCGGGGCATCTTCCACTCGCTGTACACCAGAGACAACAACGGCCTGACGATCGAACTCGCCACGGACAAGTTCTCGATTCCGGACGACCGCCGCGCCGAGGTGCTCGCGACGACCCAGCGGATCCGCGAGGAGGACGGCTCGGACTTCGCCGAGGAGCGACACATGGAGGCCGCCCTCGAGGAACTGGGAATCGACGTCGAGAAGCAGGAACTGCCGGATGCGCCGACGGGAGCGGGCGTCGACAACTGA
- a CDS encoding MBL fold metallo-hydrolase yields the protein MVRQITADRLANMIDGDESFTLIDTRPEDSFEGWHIRGAKNVPFGPNDDLTEQQRNRIGNSDDAGSIIAICGKGLTSTSFSFELETIGYDDVSVVKGGMEDWSTVYEVVPIDTENDDPVIVQVQRRAKGCLGYVVGSSASGSAVAVDPTRQTDRFKVVAEEVGLTIERVLDTHVHADHVSGGRTLADELGVPYHLGERARERDVEYDYEPLADGETIDVGGVEIEALHTPGHTTEMMNYRVDGEAVLTGDTLFVESVGRTELQFGDEDAADGAEMLYDSLHETLLELPEDTRVLPGHVSVSADGRYEVGSPGDAIEARLGTLRDELELLGLEKEEFVDRLVDNTPEKPANYERVIEINTGQETLDDESEATELEMGPNNCAA from the coding sequence ATGGTACGCCAGATCACCGCCGACCGACTCGCCAACATGATCGACGGGGACGAGTCGTTCACGCTCATCGACACGCGGCCGGAGGACAGTTTCGAAGGGTGGCACATCCGGGGCGCAAAGAACGTCCCTTTTGGGCCGAACGACGACCTCACGGAGCAACAACGAAACCGTATCGGTAACAGCGACGACGCCGGATCCATCATCGCGATCTGCGGGAAAGGGCTCACCTCGACGTCGTTCAGTTTCGAACTCGAGACCATCGGGTACGACGACGTCAGCGTCGTCAAGGGCGGGATGGAAGACTGGTCCACGGTCTACGAGGTCGTCCCCATCGATACCGAGAACGACGACCCCGTGATCGTCCAGGTGCAGCGACGAGCGAAGGGCTGTCTCGGGTACGTCGTCGGCTCGAGTGCGTCGGGGAGCGCCGTCGCCGTCGACCCCACCCGCCAGACGGACCGATTCAAGGTCGTCGCCGAGGAGGTCGGCCTCACGATCGAGCGCGTCCTCGACACGCACGTTCACGCCGACCACGTCTCGGGGGGTCGAACGCTCGCCGACGAACTCGGCGTCCCCTACCACCTCGGCGAACGTGCGAGGGAGCGCGACGTCGAGTACGATTACGAACCGCTCGCCGACGGAGAGACGATCGACGTCGGCGGCGTCGAAATCGAAGCGCTCCACACGCCGGGGCACACCACGGAGATGATGAACTACCGCGTCGACGGCGAGGCCGTCCTGACGGGCGACACGCTGTTCGTCGAATCCGTCGGCCGGACGGAACTCCAGTTCGGCGACGAGGACGCCGCCGACGGCGCCGAAATGCTCTACGACTCCCTCCACGAGACGCTCCTCGAGCTCCCCGAAGACACGCGCGTCCTGCCCGGCCACGTCTCGGTCTCGGCGGACGGAAGGTACGAGGTCGGGTCGCCGGGCGACGCGATCGAGGCCCGACTCGGAACGCTCCGAGACGAACTCGAGTTGCTGGGCCTCGAAAAAGAAGAATTCGTGGACCGCCTCGTCGACAACACGCCCGAGAAGCCGGCGAACTACGAGCGCGTCATCGAGATCAACACCGGGCAGGAGACGCTCGATGACGAAAGCGAGGCGACCGAACTCGAGATGGGGCCGAACAACTGCGCGGCCTGA
- a CDS encoding class I SAM-dependent methyltransferase has product MSTDDSSHPLLAAIYDPATALAERTLLRPHREYLVEGLEGRVLDVGAGTGALFPYLAQVPDGDVTFHAIEPDPYMRRQAASTAADLGLAVDLRDARAEALPYQDESFDVVVASLVFCTIPGTEAALEEVERILRPGGEFRFLEHVRDDGWRGRVQSLVEPLWKRAAGGCHLTRQTASLFAADRAFDVLELERMNLGVTPVRPFVRGRMRKRV; this is encoded by the coding sequence ATGTCGACGGACGATTCCTCCCACCCGCTGCTCGCAGCGATTTACGACCCGGCGACCGCACTCGCCGAACGAACCCTGCTTCGTCCCCACCGCGAGTACCTGGTCGAGGGCCTCGAGGGCCGGGTGCTCGACGTTGGCGCGGGAACGGGCGCCCTCTTTCCGTACCTCGCCCAGGTACCCGACGGAGACGTGACGTTCCACGCCATCGAACCCGACCCGTACATGCGACGGCAGGCCGCGTCGACGGCCGCCGACCTGGGTCTCGCGGTCGACCTGCGAGACGCCCGGGCCGAGGCACTTCCCTACCAGGACGAGTCCTTCGACGTCGTCGTCGCCTCGCTGGTCTTCTGTACGATTCCGGGTACCGAGGCCGCCCTCGAGGAAGTCGAGCGCATCCTCCGTCCCGGCGGTGAGTTCCGCTTCCTCGAGCACGTTCGAGACGACGGCTGGCGCGGACGGGTCCAGTCGCTGGTCGAACCGCTCTGGAAACGAGCCGCCGGCGGCTGTCACCTGACTCGACAGACGGCGTCGCTGTTCGCGGCCGACCGGGCCTTCGACGTGCTCGAACTCGAGCGGATGAACCTCGGGGTGACGCCGGTGCGCCCGTTCGTTCGGGGGCGGATGCGAAAACGAGTGTGA
- a CDS encoding HalOD1 output domain-containing protein, whose product MNAVARKEGIDPIDLEPLYHAIDPDSLDRLFSSEAAAANRTADELTFTFAGYRVTVSADGSIDTVAISGDGGQPSSIDRSATPSGEPNTPD is encoded by the coding sequence GTGAACGCAGTCGCCAGAAAGGAGGGGATCGATCCAATCGATCTGGAACCGCTGTATCACGCCATCGATCCGGATAGCCTCGACAGGCTGTTCTCGAGCGAGGCGGCGGCCGCCAACCGGACGGCCGACGAACTCACGTTTACGTTCGCCGGCTATCGCGTCACCGTCTCCGCCGACGGATCGATCGACACGGTCGCGATCAGCGGAGACGGCGGACAACCGAGTTCGATCGACCGCTCGGCCACACCGTCAGGCGAACCGAACACCCCCGATTGA
- a CDS encoding class I SAM-dependent methyltransferase, translating into MGHHTFDASRADKLERAERRYRFCSREELRWALDSAETDTVADLGSGTGFFTDDVAPHVETVYAVDLQEAMHDYYREKGVPENVDLVTADVSDLPFEDGDVDAAFSTMTYHEFASEAALEEITRVLAPGGRLAIVDWAASGTGEDGPPTDERYSADEATEALKAAGFAIEHVAVRPETFLLVATLE; encoded by the coding sequence ATGGGACACCACACCTTCGACGCCTCGCGGGCGGACAAACTCGAGCGGGCCGAGCGCCGGTACCGATTCTGCTCGAGGGAGGAGTTACGCTGGGCGCTCGACTCTGCGGAAACCGACACCGTGGCCGACCTCGGGAGCGGGACGGGATTTTTCACCGACGACGTGGCCCCGCACGTCGAGACGGTGTACGCCGTCGACCTCCAGGAGGCGATGCACGACTACTACCGCGAGAAGGGCGTCCCCGAGAACGTCGACCTCGTCACGGCGGACGTGAGCGACCTCCCGTTCGAGGACGGGGACGTCGACGCCGCGTTCTCCACGATGACCTACCACGAGTTCGCGAGCGAGGCGGCCCTCGAGGAGATTACCCGCGTTCTGGCACCCGGCGGGCGACTCGCCATCGTCGACTGGGCGGCGAGCGGCACCGGCGAGGACGGCCCGCCGACCGACGAGCGCTACAGCGCCGACGAGGCGACCGAGGCCCTCAAGGCGGCAGGCTTCGCCATCGAGCACGTGGCGGTTCGTCCGGAGACGTTCTTGCTGGTCGCGACGCTCGAGTAG
- a CDS encoding thioredoxin family protein, with protein MVMKESESELEAGDPAPTFELEGVDGETYTLESFADAEALLVVFTCNHCPYAKAKIDLLNDLAAEYDDVAVVGINPNDSDEYPDDSFDRMQELVEDGTIAYDAYLRDRTQAVAKAYGAVCTPDPFLFERDGDEFRLVYQGRLDDAPNPEDEPSRYHIREAIDAVLAGESVDLEWQPSRGCSIKWTEE; from the coding sequence ATGGTCATGAAAGAATCCGAGAGCGAACTCGAGGCCGGCGACCCCGCACCGACGTTCGAACTCGAGGGCGTCGACGGCGAGACGTACACGCTCGAGTCCTTCGCGGACGCCGAGGCCCTGCTGGTCGTGTTCACCTGCAACCACTGCCCGTACGCGAAGGCGAAGATCGACCTTCTCAACGACCTCGCTGCCGAGTACGACGATGTGGCAGTCGTCGGCATCAACCCGAACGATTCCGATGAGTATCCCGATGACTCCTTCGACCGGATGCAGGAACTCGTCGAGGACGGAACGATCGCCTACGACGCCTACCTCCGGGATCGGACCCAGGCCGTTGCGAAGGCCTACGGTGCCGTCTGCACGCCCGATCCGTTCCTCTTCGAACGCGACGGCGACGAGTTCAGGCTGGTCTACCAAGGCCGACTCGACGACGCGCCGAACCCCGAGGACGAACCTAGTCGCTACCACATTCGGGAGGCAATCGACGCCGTCCTCGCCGGCGAGTCGGTCGACCTCGAGTGGCAGCCCTCCCGGGGTTGCTCGATCAAGTGGACCGAGGAGTGA
- the aglJ gene encoding S-layer glycoprotein N-glycosyltransferase AglJ → MDEHAGIESAASDGDASPADQNADADGDANATSDADEESRSSTIDHPLPPDQVCILLPTLEEAATIGGIVDRFRERGYENVLVVDGDSSDGTRDIAREHGARVLTQSGSGKGQAVREAVEYIDVRYVLMLDGDGTYDPADAETMLEPLSQGYEHVIGNRFANMDDDAMKRLNGVGNRMINGAFGFIHGAHYEDILSGYRAFTRDSFERLLLDSDGFTIETELAVECVRHGVETAVVPVSYRARPDESETNLHPVWDGGTIILTLYSLAKTNNPLFYFGSVGAASVVSGVTLAGYVLWRWIQYSSGHEILAVVSAAAILLGVQLLMFGVLSDMIVTLHREQRRRLEQVRLESRQERDDRQR, encoded by the coding sequence ATGGACGAGCACGCAGGGATCGAGTCCGCCGCATCCGACGGCGACGCATCACCCGCGGACCAGAACGCTGACGCGGACGGCGATGCGAACGCGACGAGCGACGCCGACGAAGAATCTCGCTCGTCGACCATCGACCACCCACTCCCGCCCGACCAGGTCTGTATTCTGCTCCCCACGCTCGAGGAGGCCGCGACAATCGGAGGGATCGTCGACCGGTTTCGCGAGCGCGGCTACGAGAACGTCCTCGTCGTCGACGGCGACTCGAGCGACGGCACGCGCGACATCGCCCGCGAGCACGGCGCTCGGGTGTTGACCCAGTCCGGCTCCGGGAAGGGACAGGCCGTCCGCGAAGCCGTCGAGTACATCGACGTGCGCTACGTCCTCATGCTCGACGGCGACGGCACGTACGATCCGGCCGACGCCGAGACGATGCTCGAGCCCCTGTCTCAAGGGTACGAACACGTGATCGGCAATCGCTTCGCTAACATGGACGACGACGCGATGAAGCGCCTCAACGGGGTCGGCAACCGGATGATCAACGGCGCGTTCGGGTTCATCCACGGGGCTCACTACGAGGACATCCTCTCGGGCTATCGTGCGTTTACTCGCGACTCGTTCGAGCGCCTCTTGCTCGATTCCGACGGATTCACCATCGAGACGGAACTCGCCGTCGAGTGCGTCCGCCACGGCGTCGAGACGGCCGTCGTCCCGGTGAGTTACCGGGCCCGACCCGACGAGTCCGAGACGAACCTCCACCCCGTCTGGGACGGCGGAACGATCATCCTGACGCTGTACTCGCTGGCGAAGACGAACAATCCGCTGTTTTACTTCGGGAGCGTCGGCGCCGCGTCGGTCGTCTCGGGAGTTACCCTCGCAGGCTACGTGCTCTGGCGCTGGATCCAGTACAGTTCCGGCCACGAAATCCTCGCGGTTGTCTCCGCGGCTGCCATCTTGCTCGGCGTCCAGTTACTCATGTTCGGCGTCCTCTCGGACATGATCGTCACCCTCCACCGCGAGCAGCGCCGACGCCTCGAGCAGGTTCGCCTCGAGAGTCGTCAGGAGCGAGACGACCGGCAGCGCTGA
- a CDS encoding helix-turn-helix domain-containing protein translates to MSVLTELTIPAEEFVLADTLTASPDMHIEIKRVVGGKSTVTPYLWASGEGFDAFEKNLRDDDMVREVLMLEEQDDRSNEDGTEERFYRVTWEMDVPNLITAVSDARATVLEAVSNEAHRWEVKILFPGEQSLADFHEYCVEHGFSFEPQRVYRPENPEEQAEYGVTAEQQEALEAAYHAGYFDVPRDQTLTELASELDISRNALSARLRRGQRNLLANTLVREK, encoded by the coding sequence ATGAGCGTCTTGACGGAACTCACGATCCCCGCCGAGGAGTTCGTCCTCGCGGATACATTAACTGCGTCGCCGGACATGCACATCGAGATAAAGCGCGTCGTGGGCGGGAAGTCCACCGTCACCCCTTACCTCTGGGCCTCAGGCGAGGGGTTCGACGCCTTCGAGAAGAATCTCCGCGACGACGACATGGTTCGGGAAGTCCTCATGCTCGAGGAGCAAGACGACCGGTCGAACGAGGACGGGACGGAGGAGCGATTCTACCGAGTGACCTGGGAGATGGACGTACCGAATCTCATCACGGCCGTCTCGGACGCGAGAGCGACCGTGCTCGAGGCGGTGAGCAACGAAGCACACCGATGGGAGGTGAAGATTCTCTTTCCCGGCGAGCAATCCCTCGCTGACTTTCACGAGTACTGCGTCGAACACGGCTTCTCGTTCGAACCCCAGCGCGTGTACCGCCCCGAAAACCCGGAAGAACAGGCGGAGTACGGCGTCACAGCCGAACAGCAGGAAGCGCTCGAGGCAGCCTATCACGCCGGATACTTCGACGTCCCTCGCGATCAGACGCTGACGGAACTCGCGTCCGAACTCGACATCTCGCGCAACGCGCTGTCCGCTCGGCTCCGGCGCGGCCAGCGAAACCTCCTCGCCAACACACTTGTGCGTGAAAAATGA
- a CDS encoding helix-turn-helix domain-containing protein, with protein MPDSMAEQLQQDMVCEGLLECFHGLKQLDRACFEVLVEAEEPLTVDEIAAAVDRERSTAYRAVQRLLQTGFIQKEQVNYDQGGYYHVYSPTDPSKIAGDMQRLLNDWYAKMGQLIQEFEDKYEQAEATAPAEG; from the coding sequence ATGCCTGACTCGATGGCCGAACAATTGCAGCAAGACATGGTCTGTGAGGGCCTCCTCGAGTGCTTTCACGGCCTCAAACAACTCGACAGGGCGTGCTTCGAAGTGCTGGTGGAAGCCGAGGAACCGCTGACGGTGGACGAAATCGCGGCGGCGGTCGACCGCGAACGATCGACGGCCTACCGGGCCGTTCAGCGCCTGCTCCAGACGGGCTTCATCCAGAAGGAACAGGTCAACTACGACCAGGGCGGCTACTACCACGTCTACTCGCCGACCGATCCGTCGAAGATCGCCGGCGACATGCAGCGCCTGCTCAACGACTGGTACGCGAAGATGGGCCAGCTCATCCAGGAGTTCGAGGACAAGTACGAGCAGGCCGAGGCGACGGCTCCCGCCGAAGGATAG
- a CDS encoding ribbon-helix-helix domain-containing protein, whose protein sequence is MTEYTTVSIPKDLAARVEETIEGTSFQSTSDLTRFLLRSIVIQHQKSGQLTEAEFEEIAEQLRGLGYLE, encoded by the coding sequence ATGACCGAATACACGACGGTCTCGATCCCGAAGGATCTCGCGGCGCGCGTCGAGGAGACCATCGAGGGCACGAGCTTTCAGAGTACGAGCGATCTCACCCGGTTTCTCCTGCGGAGCATTGTGATTCAACACCAGAAGTCCGGGCAGCTCACGGAGGCCGAGTTCGAGGAGATCGCCGAACAGCTCCGGGGGCTGGGCTATCTGGAGTAA
- the aglM gene encoding UDP-glucose 6-dehydrogenase AglM: MNVSIVGSGYVGTTIAACLADLGHDVTNVEIDQDTVDAINAGEAPIHEAGLAERIAEHAGERLRATTDYGAVRDTDLTFLCLPTPQHDDGSLDLTAMRAASESLGAALAEKDGDHLVVVKSTVLPGTTEDVVGPIVSEASGRAVGEGLELAMNPEFLRMGTAVEDFLEPEKVVVGATDPAAADTLRELYAPMRERGADFVETGVREAELIKYANNAFLASKVSLVNELGNVAKAYGVDAYEVLEAVGLDDRISERFMRSGLGWGGSCFPKDVNALRAGAREQGYDPELLDAVVRVNDAQPRRLVDLLSNHVDLEGARITVLGLSFKPGTDDVRKSRALEVIDVLLERGATVVGYDPVATENLQSTYPEYADHEGLEYAASAADALEGADGAVVATDWPEFDDLARALEGMTNRVLVDGRRIDVSDAKADLEVYEGLTW; encoded by the coding sequence ATGAACGTCTCCATCGTCGGCAGCGGCTACGTCGGCACGACGATCGCGGCCTGTCTCGCGGACCTCGGTCACGACGTCACGAACGTCGAGATCGACCAGGACACGGTCGACGCGATCAACGCCGGCGAGGCACCTATCCACGAAGCGGGTCTCGCGGAACGAATCGCCGAGCACGCAGGCGAGCGACTGCGGGCGACCACCGACTACGGCGCCGTCCGCGACACCGACCTCACCTTCCTCTGTCTGCCGACGCCCCAGCACGACGACGGCAGCCTCGACCTGACGGCGATGCGCGCGGCCTCGGAGTCGCTCGGGGCCGCACTCGCCGAGAAGGACGGCGACCACCTCGTCGTCGTCAAGAGCACCGTGTTGCCGGGGACGACCGAGGACGTCGTCGGGCCCATCGTCAGCGAGGCGAGCGGACGGGCCGTCGGCGAGGGCCTCGAGCTGGCAATGAACCCCGAGTTCCTGCGGATGGGCACCGCCGTCGAGGACTTCCTCGAGCCCGAGAAGGTCGTCGTCGGGGCGACCGACCCAGCGGCCGCCGACACGCTGCGGGAACTCTACGCCCCCATGCGCGAGCGCGGGGCGGACTTCGTCGAGACGGGCGTTCGCGAGGCCGAGTTGATCAAGTACGCCAACAACGCCTTCCTCGCCTCGAAGGTCTCGCTGGTGAACGAACTCGGGAACGTCGCGAAGGCCTACGGCGTCGACGCCTACGAAGTGCTCGAGGCCGTCGGGCTCGACGACCGCATCTCCGAGCGGTTCATGCGCTCGGGACTCGGCTGGGGCGGCTCGTGTTTCCCCAAAGACGTCAACGCCCTCCGAGCGGGCGCGCGAGAGCAGGGCTACGACCCCGAACTCCTGGACGCCGTCGTCCGCGTCAACGACGCCCAGCCCCGACGACTCGTCGACTTGCTCTCGAACCACGTCGACCTCGAGGGCGCCCGGATCACCGTCCTCGGGCTATCGTTCAAACCCGGGACCGACGACGTCCGGAAGTCCCGCGCACTAGAGGTCATCGACGTCCTCCTGGAGCGCGGCGCGACCGTCGTCGGCTACGATCCGGTTGCTACCGAGAACCTGCAATCTACGTACCCCGAATACGCCGACCACGAGGGCCTCGAGTACGCCGCGAGCGCCGCGGACGCGCTCGAGGGAGCCGATGGAGCGGTCGTCGCGACCGACTGGCCCGAATTCGACGACCTCGCAAGGGCGCTCGAGGGAATGACGAATCGAGTACTCGTCGACGGCCGCCGAATCGACGTCTCCGACGCGAAAGCGGATCTCGAGGTCTACGAGGGCCTCACCTGGTGA
- the pstB gene encoding phosphate ABC transporter ATP-binding protein PstB yields MTANRAESEERSDATGDSGVTSMTEIASPRGSPGVESPVIQSRDLDVFYGDTQALDGITMDIPERRVTALIGPSGCGKSTFLRSINRMNDLIDVARVEGDLFFHGKNVYDDDVDPVALRRKIGMIFQQPNPFPKSIFDNVAYGLRVQGMDDDLEKQVHTALERAALLEEVEDQLDSSGLDLSGGQQQRLCIARAIATDPEVILMDEPASALDPVATSKIEDLVETLAEEYTVVIVTHNMQQAARISDKTAVFLTGGELVEFDDTTKIFENPESQRVEDYITGKFG; encoded by the coding sequence ATGACCGCCAACCGAGCCGAGTCCGAAGAGCGTTCCGACGCGACCGGCGACTCCGGCGTGACCTCGATGACCGAGATTGCCAGCCCGCGAGGATCGCCCGGGGTCGAGTCGCCCGTGATCCAGTCGCGCGACCTCGACGTCTTCTACGGCGACACCCAGGCGCTCGACGGCATCACGATGGACATTCCCGAACGACGGGTGACGGCGCTCATCGGGCCCTCGGGCTGTGGCAAGTCGACGTTTCTGCGATCGATCAACCGCATGAACGACCTCATCGACGTCGCCCGCGTAGAGGGCGACCTGTTCTTTCACGGCAAGAACGTCTACGACGACGACGTCGACCCCGTCGCGCTCCGCCGGAAGATCGGGATGATCTTCCAGCAACCGAACCCCTTCCCGAAGAGCATCTTCGACAACGTCGCCTACGGACTCCGGGTCCAGGGGATGGACGACGACCTCGAGAAGCAGGTTCACACTGCCCTCGAGCGTGCCGCGTTGCTCGAGGAGGTCGAGGATCAACTGGACTCGAGCGGGCTGGACCTCTCGGGCGGCCAGCAACAGCGCCTGTGCATCGCCCGGGCCATCGCGACCGACCCCGAGGTCATCCTGATGGACGAGCCGGCGTCGGCGCTCGACCCCGTCGCCACCTCGAAGATCGAGGACCTGGTCGAGACCCTGGCCGAGGAGTACACGGTCGTGATTGTCACCCACAACATGCAACAGGCGGCCCGAATTTCGGACAAGACCGCTGTATTTCTCACCGGCGGGGAACTCGTCGAGTTCGACGACACGACGAAAATCTTCGAGAATCCGGAGAGCCAGCGTGTCGAAGACTACATTACCGGGAAATTTGGATAG
- a CDS encoding DUF302 domain-containing protein, whose translation MTLPIDPAEIDPDDIGAKQTTLEMDHEDAIEHVREVFTDAGFGVPVEFSPSELLNEKVDADRDPYYVLGACNPAVADEALEVSDNKIGAIFPCNVVIWEESTGTQRVYHVSIMRIARLVGMAPDDDAMADIVATTGELVDDAFANL comes from the coding sequence ATGACGCTCCCTATCGATCCGGCCGAGATCGACCCCGACGACATCGGCGCGAAACAGACCACCCTCGAGATGGACCACGAGGACGCGATCGAACACGTGCGCGAGGTGTTCACCGACGCCGGCTTCGGCGTCCCCGTCGAGTTCTCCCCCTCGGAGTTGCTCAACGAGAAAGTCGACGCCGACCGGGACCCCTACTACGTCCTCGGGGCCTGCAACCCGGCCGTCGCGGACGAGGCGCTCGAGGTTTCTGACAACAAAATCGGCGCGATCTTCCCGTGTAACGTCGTCATCTGGGAGGAGTCGACCGGCACCCAGCGCGTCTACCACGTGAGCATCATGCGCATCGCTCGACTCGTCGGAATGGCTCCGGACGACGACGCGATGGCCGACATCGTGGCCACAACTGGCGAACTGGTCGACGACGCCTTCGCGAACCTCTAA